One genomic region from Bacillus sp. SLBN-46 encodes:
- a CDS encoding methionine ABC transporter ATP-binding protein, which translates to MISIKNVRKIFPSKQGQLKAVDDVNLEIQEGEIFGVIGYSGAGKSTLIRMLNGLELPTDGSVTVAGRVISKIKGSELRKARQEISMIFQHFNLLWSRTVSENIAFPLEIAGIKGPERQKRVNELIKLVGLEGRENAYPSQLSGGQKQRVGIARALANNPKVLLCDEATSALDPQTTDSILDLLVDINKRLGLTIVLITHEMHVIRKICHRVAVMESGRVVELGSVLDVFRNPQQQITKRFVQQVTEPEETKETAEHLLARYHSGQVVQLTFIGESAEQPLITNLIRHHEVTVNILQGKISQTQSGSYGTLFIHLDGDDKEVNKAIDFIRSQQVGLEVVTNE; encoded by the coding sequence ATGATTTCAATAAAAAACGTCCGTAAGATTTTTCCTTCCAAACAAGGCCAGCTAAAAGCGGTCGATGACGTGAATTTAGAAATTCAAGAAGGGGAAATTTTCGGAGTCATAGGATATAGTGGTGCCGGAAAAAGTACGTTAATTCGAATGCTTAATGGGTTGGAGCTACCAACCGATGGATCAGTCACAGTGGCTGGTCGTGTCATTTCAAAGATTAAGGGAAGTGAACTTCGTAAAGCACGTCAAGAAATCAGTATGATTTTTCAACATTTCAACTTACTTTGGTCAAGAACAGTAAGTGAAAATATTGCTTTCCCACTGGAAATTGCAGGTATAAAGGGACCGGAAAGACAGAAAAGAGTCAATGAGCTCATCAAACTCGTCGGCCTTGAGGGACGTGAAAACGCCTATCCTTCACAACTGAGTGGGGGACAAAAACAGCGTGTAGGGATTGCGAGAGCTCTTGCTAATAACCCAAAGGTTTTACTTTGTGACGAAGCAACTTCAGCATTGGACCCACAGACAACCGATTCCATTTTGGATTTATTAGTCGATATTAACAAGCGACTAGGTCTGACCATTGTGTTGATTACGCATGAAATGCATGTTATTCGAAAAATTTGCCACCGGGTTGCTGTCATGGAAAGCGGCCGTGTAGTTGAGCTAGGTTCCGTATTGGATGTGTTCCGTAATCCGCAACAGCAAATCACAAAACGATTTGTTCAGCAGGTGACAGAGCCTGAAGAAACAAAAGAAACAGCGGAACACTTGCTGGCACGGTATCATTCCGGTCAGGTCGTTCAATTGACCTTCATTGGTGAGTCAGCTGAGCAGCCGCTCATCACCAATTTAATTAGACACCATGAGGTTACAGTAAATATCCTGCAGGGGAAAATTTCGCAAACACAAAGTGGTTCATATGGAACTCTCTTTATTCATCTTGATGGTGACGACAAAGAAGTGAACAAAGCGATAGACTTTATTCGTTCCCAGCAGGTTGGTTTGGAGGTGGTAACAAATGAATAA
- a CDS encoding methionine ABC transporter permease, with protein sequence MNNSGKYFENVDWLMMWDATKDTVYMTAISVLVTFILGTFLGLLLFLTTKGNLWENKPINTIISGIVNIFRSIPFIILIVLLIPFTTFLLGTMIGEDAALPALIIGAAPFYARMVEIGLREINKGVIEAAKSMGATTSTIIWKVLLPESMPALISGITVTAIALVGYTAMAGAIGAGGLGNLAYNYGFQRNQNDVTFVATVIILIIVFIIQLIGDLITSKLDKR encoded by the coding sequence ATGAATAATAGTGGAAAATATTTTGAAAATGTCGATTGGCTCATGATGTGGGATGCAACGAAAGACACCGTTTATATGACAGCTATTTCGGTTCTCGTTACCTTTATCTTAGGGACATTCTTAGGCTTACTTCTTTTCCTAACAACGAAAGGTAATCTTTGGGAAAATAAACCGATTAATACGATTATTAGTGGAATCGTTAATATTTTTCGTTCCATTCCGTTCATCATTTTAATTGTATTATTAATTCCGTTCACCACCTTCCTATTAGGAACGATGATCGGAGAAGATGCGGCCTTACCAGCACTAATCATTGGGGCTGCTCCCTTTTATGCTAGGATGGTGGAGATCGGTCTTCGGGAAATTAATAAAGGTGTTATTGAAGCCGCTAAATCAATGGGAGCAACAACAAGCACGATTATTTGGAAGGTGCTACTACCAGAATCCATGCCAGCGCTCATTTCAGGTATTACCGTTACAGCTATTGCTCTTGTGGGTTACACAGCAATGGCAGGAGCGATTGGTGCAGGTGGATTAGGAAACCTTGCCTACAACTATGGTTTCCAACGAAATCAAAATGACGTCACATTTGTCGCTACCGTCATCATTTTAATTATTGTGTTTATCATTCAGTTAATTGGTGATCTCATCACTTCAAAATTAGATAAAAGATAA